One window from the genome of Streptomyces sp. NBC_00287 encodes:
- a CDS encoding helix-turn-helix domain-containing protein — MRELVGRLNALDPDAGAAVRVIAYFDQLDESRAGLEALVRGAAVLSGCPARLDDASRRVHVRVEADGARADTSGPADPAWPSAPLTPGAAPAFWLERAGDASVVDAVVLERAAGAIRRVLDRTRGHAPVVPADDPAAVETVLDPTAPEQARLRAAGHLGLDTSDPAARACALAPLGGRPRVVPVSASGLPASADLSAGRLGIGPAVPVLDLPRSWAAARSALRFTAEGTLTDPGPSVVHAEALGDIALLADHIAPGSPPPPDARAVDSAAGDAPWMLATLHAVATSPSLRAAAAIAHVHHSTLHDRVARAEALLGWPLRNSEGRLRLHVALTTRRLARG; from the coding sequence ATGAGAGAACTGGTCGGACGCCTGAACGCGCTGGATCCGGACGCCGGCGCCGCGGTCAGGGTCATCGCCTACTTCGACCAACTGGACGAGTCCCGGGCCGGACTGGAGGCGTTGGTGCGGGGTGCCGCCGTCCTGTCCGGCTGTCCTGCCCGGCTCGACGACGCCTCCCGGCGGGTGCACGTCCGTGTCGAGGCCGACGGCGCACGCGCCGACACCAGCGGCCCGGCGGACCCCGCCTGGCCGTCCGCGCCGCTGACCCCGGGTGCCGCCCCCGCCTTCTGGCTGGAGCGAGCCGGGGACGCCTCCGTGGTCGACGCGGTCGTCCTCGAACGAGCGGCCGGTGCCATCCGCCGCGTCCTGGATCGCACACGCGGCCACGCTCCCGTCGTACCGGCCGACGATCCGGCAGCCGTCGAAACCGTGCTCGATCCCACCGCGCCCGAACAGGCCCGGCTGCGCGCGGCTGGACACCTCGGTCTCGACACGTCCGATCCTGCGGCGCGCGCATGCGCCCTCGCCCCGCTGGGAGGGCGCCCCCGGGTCGTGCCCGTGTCGGCATCCGGCCTGCCTGCCTCCGCCGACCTGTCGGCGGGCCGTCTCGGGATCGGCCCCGCCGTTCCCGTGCTCGACCTGCCGAGGTCCTGGGCCGCCGCCCGCTCCGCGCTGCGCTTCACCGCGGAAGGCACCCTGACGGATCCCGGCCCATCGGTCGTCCATGCCGAGGCCCTGGGAGACATCGCGCTCCTCGCCGACCACATCGCTCCCGGTTCGCCACCGCCGCCCGACGCCCGCGCCGTCGACTCCGCAGCGGGGGACGCCCCTTGGATGCTCGCCACCCTCCACGCGGTCGCCACCTCACCGAGCCTGCGGGCGGCCGCGGCCATCGCCCACGTCCACCACTCGACCCTGCACGACCGTGTCGCCCGCGCCGAGGCGCTGCTGGGCTGGCCCCTGCGCAACTCGGAGGGCCGTCTGCGGCTGCATGTGGCCCTGACGACGCGACGCCTGGCCCGGGGCTGA
- a CDS encoding PEP-utilizing enzyme, whose product MEFGFDADGKLWLFQARPITAMGARPPRGARLLGPGPVAETLPGVLQPLEEDLWVTPMSHGLTLALDIAGSAPRRQLRKLPVVTTVDGQAAADLRLLGAIPSAHPVLDFINPAPGARRAGAAWRIGRLRSALPLLAVDLMADVDRQLADFPPPREMLSGQLLDAVAWGRQVLGSLHAQESLAGALLGAGSGATAAGEALAELTEGRRRGLSDEQLLERHPVLLALLPPTLGDRPPLPTQTGWTTAPRGVGALPVREGLRLRIRWVQEMQAQMVRDLAQRVEPGECGFGSSRLVLLRWEELVDAADGKGLPADLTERLPREDTGPLPAAFRLADGRPVAQIPPGHRASGEGQGAGGGFGTGTAWDGHGTRPEHPVLVVRSLDPALAPLLPGLTGLVAETGSALSHLAVLAREYRVPTAVGVPAAVDRFPAGTPLTVDGGTGEVTVNDTPGTAPEPTSIREESAA is encoded by the coding sequence ATGGAGTTCGGCTTCGACGCGGACGGAAAGCTGTGGCTCTTCCAGGCCCGGCCCATCACCGCGATGGGCGCACGGCCGCCGCGCGGCGCGCGCCTGTTGGGCCCCGGTCCGGTCGCCGAGACCCTGCCCGGGGTGCTCCAGCCGCTGGAGGAGGACCTGTGGGTGACCCCGATGTCCCACGGCCTCACCCTCGCCCTCGACATCGCCGGCTCCGCGCCCCGCCGTCAGCTGCGCAAACTGCCGGTGGTGACCACCGTGGACGGACAGGCCGCCGCCGATCTGCGACTACTGGGCGCCATCCCGTCCGCCCACCCGGTCCTGGACTTCATCAACCCGGCACCGGGGGCCCGCCGGGCGGGCGCGGCCTGGCGGATCGGGCGGCTGCGTTCCGCACTGCCGCTGCTGGCCGTCGACCTGATGGCGGACGTGGACCGGCAGCTGGCCGACTTCCCGCCACCCCGGGAGATGCTCAGCGGTCAGCTGCTGGACGCCGTCGCGTGGGGCCGACAGGTCCTTGGGTCCCTGCATGCCCAGGAGTCCCTGGCGGGCGCGCTGCTCGGCGCGGGCAGCGGCGCCACCGCGGCGGGCGAAGCGCTCGCGGAACTGACAGAAGGCCGTAGACGAGGCCTAAGTGACGAGCAGCTCCTGGAACGCCACCCTGTTCTGCTGGCCCTGCTGCCACCGACCCTCGGCGACCGCCCGCCGCTGCCCACACAGACCGGGTGGACCACGGCACCGCGCGGTGTGGGCGCGCTGCCCGTACGGGAGGGGCTGCGGCTGCGCATCCGCTGGGTGCAGGAGATGCAGGCGCAGATGGTGCGGGATCTCGCACAGCGGGTCGAACCCGGTGAGTGCGGGTTCGGGTCCTCCCGTCTGGTGCTGCTGCGCTGGGAGGAACTGGTCGACGCAGCGGACGGCAAGGGTTTGCCGGCCGATCTCACCGAGCGACTGCCCCGCGAGGACACCGGCCCGCTGCCCGCCGCGTTCCGCCTGGCCGACGGCCGCCCCGTGGCCCAAATCCCGCCCGGACACCGGGCCTCGGGCGAGGGCCAGGGGGCCGGCGGCGGCTTCGGCACCGGAACGGCCTGGGACGGCCACGGCACCCGCCCCGAACACCCCGTACTCGTGGTCCGGTCCCTCGACCCCGCCCTGGCCCCCCTGCTGCCCGGCCTGACCGGGCTCGTCGCGGAGACCGGCAGCGCCCTGTCCCACCTCGCCGTGCTGGCCCGCGAATACCGGGTGCCCACCGCAGTGGGCGTTCCGGCGGCGGTCGACCGCTTCCCCGCCGGAACGCCGCTGACCGTGGACGGCGGAACAGGAGAGGTGACCGTGAACGACACCCCCGGCACGGCACCAGAGCCCACATCGATCCGTGAGGAGTCGGCGGCATGA
- a CDS encoding cation:dicarboxylate symporter family transporter, with amino-acid sequence MTQTPDNERAAQATRIAAKPWYRQLYVQVLVAIVIGIVLGWRWPELAAAMEPLGTTFITAMKMLIGPIVFLTIVGGIAGVADLKKVGLTGIKALAYFQVGTIVAMADRFRGRRSLSSFGATGDPPAGRVPAPPGGEGLRDVRDAMGACAPHGPGRRARRR; translated from the coding sequence ATGACGCAAACCCCGGACAACGAGCGAGCCGCACAGGCCACGCGCATCGCGGCGAAGCCGTGGTACCGGCAGTTGTACGTCCAGGTTCTGGTGGCGATCGTGATCGGCATCGTGCTGGGCTGGCGGTGGCCGGAGCTCGCCGCCGCCATGGAGCCGCTCGGTACGACGTTCATCACCGCGATGAAGATGCTGATCGGCCCGATCGTGTTCCTGACCATCGTCGGCGGCATAGCGGGCGTCGCGGACCTGAAGAAGGTCGGGCTCACCGGGATCAAGGCGCTGGCATATTTCCAGGTCGGCACGATCGTCGCCATGGCGGATCGATTCCGCGGCCGGCGGTCGCTCAGCTCATTCGGTGCTACGGGAGATCCCCCCGCGGGTCGAGTACCGGCTCCCCCCGGCGGTGAAGGGCTGCGCGACGTCCGCGACGCCATGGGTGCCTGTGCCCCTCACGGTCCCGGACGGCGAGCCCGACGGCGCTGA
- a CDS encoding response regulator transcription factor — MRVVIAEDNALLREGLVLLLTSAGHDVVAVAGSGPEIMPALLEHRPDAAVLDVRMPPGFRDEGLRAALEARQKIPGLPVLVLSQYVEESYATELLSGGTSGIGYLLKDRIGRVDEFLDALERVAAGGTALDPEVVTELLTRRRDTPLDSLTPREREVLKLMAEGHDNATIAKTLVVTERAVHKHIGNVFLKLGLPPSDTGHRRVLAVLAYLAHAPRA, encoded by the coding sequence ATGCGTGTGGTGATCGCCGAGGACAACGCCCTGCTGCGGGAAGGGCTCGTACTGCTCCTGACCTCGGCCGGACACGACGTCGTGGCCGTGGCCGGCAGCGGACCCGAGATCATGCCCGCGCTGCTGGAGCACCGCCCGGACGCCGCCGTACTCGACGTGCGGATGCCGCCGGGCTTCCGCGACGAGGGCCTGCGGGCCGCTCTCGAAGCACGGCAGAAGATTCCCGGCCTGCCGGTGCTCGTGCTCTCGCAGTACGTCGAGGAGTCCTACGCCACCGAGCTGCTGAGCGGCGGAACCAGCGGCATCGGATATCTGCTCAAGGACCGGATCGGCCGCGTGGACGAGTTCCTCGACGCGCTGGAACGCGTCGCGGCCGGCGGCACGGCCCTCGACCCCGAAGTCGTCACCGAACTCCTCACCCGCCGCCGCGACACCCCGCTGGACTCACTCACCCCCCGCGAGCGCGAGGTGTTGAAGCTCATGGCGGAGGGCCACGACAACGCCACCATCGCCAAGACCCTCGTCGTCACCGAACGCGCCGTGCACAAGCACATCGGCAACGTCTTCCTCAAACTGGGCCTTCCCCCGAGCGACACCGGCCACCGCCGAGTCCTCGCCGTCCTGGCATACCTGGCACACGCACCGCGGGCATGA
- a CDS encoding sensor histidine kinase has translation MWKMVRRAAWATVHLFVAAAMAFGMWIFITVLLITAIGTVVVVGAWLLPETVLLIRRIAGAKRSMTAAWTGVKIPEVYQPLTGTMRERFLKAVRDPGTHTDLRWMVAYWFYGALLALALPLWPVGLIVDGVWCGLLRREAVVLPLIVRLADLEADWSTALLKPSPQAQLTARVEELAATRADAIAAHGAELRRIERDLHDGAQAQLVALSMRIGLAKRAYERDPETALRLLDEAQDHAEKALTELRHVVRGIHPPILTDRGLVGAVRALVSSSGLEVSLDDGGLDQGVRAPAAVEAAAYFVVAESLTNIAKYSGVTRAEVRLARVRRGLRVRVWDEGRGGADESAGSGLFGMRRRVAALDGTMDVSSPVGGPTVIEVELPCVW, from the coding sequence ATGTGGAAAATGGTGCGCCGCGCCGCTTGGGCCACGGTCCACCTCTTCGTGGCCGCGGCGATGGCGTTCGGCATGTGGATCTTCATCACCGTGCTGCTGATCACCGCGATCGGCACGGTGGTGGTCGTCGGCGCCTGGCTGCTGCCCGAGACGGTGCTGCTGATCCGGCGGATCGCTGGCGCCAAGCGGAGCATGACCGCCGCGTGGACCGGCGTGAAGATCCCCGAGGTCTACCAGCCCCTGACCGGCACGATGCGCGAGCGGTTCCTGAAGGCCGTCCGCGACCCCGGCACACACACCGATCTGCGCTGGATGGTCGCCTACTGGTTCTACGGCGCGCTGCTCGCCCTCGCACTGCCGCTGTGGCCGGTGGGGCTGATCGTCGACGGAGTGTGGTGCGGGCTGCTGCGCCGCGAGGCGGTCGTCCTGCCGCTGATCGTGCGGCTCGCGGACCTGGAGGCCGACTGGTCGACCGCTCTGCTCAAGCCGTCCCCGCAGGCACAACTCACCGCCCGGGTGGAGGAGCTGGCGGCGACCCGCGCCGACGCGATCGCCGCGCACGGCGCCGAACTGCGCCGTATCGAGCGGGACTTGCACGACGGGGCGCAGGCGCAGCTCGTGGCGCTGTCCATGCGGATCGGACTCGCCAAGCGCGCCTACGAACGTGACCCCGAGACCGCACTCAGGCTGCTGGACGAGGCCCAGGACCACGCCGAGAAGGCACTGACGGAACTGCGGCACGTCGTGCGCGGCATCCACCCGCCGATCCTGACCGACCGCGGCCTCGTCGGCGCGGTGCGGGCGCTGGTGAGCAGCAGCGGGCTTGAGGTCTCGCTGGACGACGGCGGCCTGGACCAGGGTGTGCGGGCGCCCGCTGCGGTGGAGGCGGCCGCCTACTTCGTGGTCGCCGAATCGCTGACGAACATCGCCAAATACAGTGGCGTGACCCGAGCCGAGGTCCGGCTCGCCCGCGTCCGGCGCGGTCTGCGGGTGCGGGTCTGGGACGAGGGCCGGGGCGGTGCCGACGAATCCGCCGGCTCGGGGCTGTTCGGCATGCGGCGACGGGTCGCCGCACTCGACGGGACCATGGACGTGTCCAGCCCCGTCGGTGGGCCGACCGTGATCGAAGTGGAGCTGCCATGCGTGTGGTGA
- a CDS encoding electron transfer flavoprotein subunit alpha/FixB family protein, whose amino-acid sequence MAEVLVYVDHVDGAVRKPTLELLTLARRIGEPVAVALGNGAADTAAVLAEHGAVKVLTHDASEYADYLVVPKVEALQAAYEAVSPAAVLVPSSAEGKEIAARLALRIGSGVITDAIDLEAGDEGPVATQSVFAAAFTTKSRIAKGTPVITVKPNSAAVEAAPAAGAVEALAVAFSEKATGTKVTARTPRESTGRPELTEAAIVVSGGRGVNGAENFAIIEALADSLGAAVGASRAAVDAGWYPHTNQVGQTGKSVSPQLYVASGISGAIQHRAGMQTSKTIVAINKDAEAPIFDLVDYGVVGDLFDVVPQLTEEIKTRKG is encoded by the coding sequence ATGGCTGAAGTTCTCGTCTATGTCGACCACGTGGACGGTGCCGTCCGCAAGCCCACCCTCGAACTGCTGACGCTGGCCCGCCGTATCGGCGAGCCCGTCGCCGTCGCGCTGGGCAACGGCGCCGCCGACACCGCCGCCGTCCTCGCCGAGCACGGCGCGGTGAAGGTCCTCACCCACGACGCCTCCGAGTACGCCGACTACCTCGTCGTACCGAAGGTCGAGGCCCTGCAGGCCGCCTACGAGGCCGTCTCCCCGGCCGCCGTGCTGGTCCCGTCCTCCGCCGAGGGCAAGGAGATCGCCGCCCGTCTGGCGCTGCGCATCGGCTCCGGCGTCATCACCGACGCCATCGACCTGGAGGCCGGCGACGAGGGTCCGGTGGCCACCCAGTCGGTGTTCGCCGCCGCCTTCACCACCAAGTCCCGTATCGCCAAGGGCACCCCGGTCATCACGGTCAAGCCCAACAGCGCGGCCGTGGAGGCCGCCCCGGCCGCCGGTGCGGTCGAGGCCCTCGCCGTGGCCTTCTCCGAGAAGGCCACCGGCACCAAGGTCACCGCGCGCACGCCGCGTGAGTCGACCGGCCGCCCCGAGCTGACCGAGGCCGCGATCGTGGTCTCCGGCGGCCGTGGTGTCAACGGCGCCGAGAACTTCGCGATCATCGAGGCGCTCGCCGACTCCCTCGGCGCGGCCGTCGGTGCCTCGCGTGCCGCCGTCGACGCCGGCTGGTACCCGCACACCAACCAGGTCGGCCAGACCGGCAAGTCGGTCTCGCCGCAGCTGTACGTCGCCTCCGGTATCTCCGGCGCGATCCAGCACCGCGCGGGTATGCAGACCTCGAAGACGATCGTGGCGATCAACAAGGACGCCGAGGCCCCGATCTTCGACCTGGTCGACTACGGCGTGGTCGGCGACCTCTTCGACGTCGTCCCCCAGCTCACCGAGGAGATCAAGACCCGCAAGGGCTGA